The stretch of DNA TGTGGTCGCAATTGTGAATGGTTCCAAAGAAGCCATATTGGACGGCAAGAGATATGTGTACGACAGCAGTCAGTACATGTGCTGCTCCACGTCTATGCCGGTGGAGGCGGGCACACCTGCTGCTTCGTCTGACAATCCCCTGCTTGGAGTATATATTTCACTGGATACGAAAGTGATGACCGAACTTGCAATTGAAATGGAAAGTGCTGCCGGAGCCATCCGAAAACCCAAAAGCGGCCCACTTCCGCAAGGCTTTGCTCTTGCTGACTGGGACAATGTATTTACGGATGCACTGCTGCGCCTGCTGCAATTGGATAACCCGACGGATACGGCTGTACTTGGGGAAGGGCGGTTGCGGGAAGTTTATTATGCCATTTTTAAAGGGGGTGCCGGGGAATCCGCTAGGCGTGCTTTCGGAGTGGGCAACGAAATCGCCCGCACAATTGAATATCTGTCTTCCCGCCTTAACGAAGTCCTCTCCATCGAAGACATGGCCGCACAGGTTGGCATGAGTCGGGCCGTGTTTCACCGCAAATTCAAGCAGGCCACCACCATGTCGCCCATTCAGTTTGTGAAGTCCATGCGGCTGAACAATGCGGCCATGAATATTGCCGGGGGAATGAATGTGAGCGAAGCAGCCTTGGATGTGGGCTATGCGAGTTCCTCTCAATTCAGCCGGGAGTTCAAACGCATGTTCGGTCTTTCTCCTAAACAGTGGGTCCAAACTAGGCAACTGCCCGCAGATTTTATGGCTGATCAAAGAAGATAAAAAGGAAGCCCTCGGCAGAGATGCTGAGGGCTTTTAGTATTAAAGTCCGGGTAACATGAGGTGACTTTTGGCCTGCTGCCGTTTCCTGCGCTTCTGCATGGTTTTGGGATGAACCCCGAAGCGGAAACGACGGATGACGCATTCTTTTTCTTTACAATCACGGATAGCCTGACGGTCGCCCACAGTGCAGGCGAGGCAGTGGCGGCGGATGGCCCGGATGCAGGTGCGCTGCGATTCCTCGGTTTTGGGCCCGCGCAACTCATAAAGAGAGCAGTCGCTGTCCTCACATTCTCTGACAAGCTGCGGGCTGCCGCCCATGCACCACAGGCAGTAGGCTCGTATGGACTGATGAGGATTTCTTTTCCGTTCGCTCAAGTTGTTCTCCGTTTATTTCTTCTCTTTCTTTTCAAAGGTAATGGTCACTTCCCGTTTGCCCCATTCCTTTGCTGCTTTTGTATCCAGTCCCATATAGATGTCAATCTTATTGGTCCAGCGTTTATTCATTTTGTCTTTGACCAGATACTCTCCGGGGAGTCCTTCGATTTTTACTTTTGCGTTGTGTCCCAGTCCCTTGGGGATCAAATCACGTGATACGGCGATGCATTTCATGCCCGGTTTGAGTTCATCCCCCCATGCGCCGAGAAAAGGGTGTTTTGAGGTCTGCGCCACGTGTGAAGTGTAGGCGGTGGAGGCAACTTTCATGGTTATTGTTTTTTCTTCACCAATGCATCCTGAAACGATGAAGAGAGCGGTTGCAATCAATAAAAGGGTTCTGAATTTACTCATGTCGATTCCTGATATGTTTTGTAGTTAAAGTTCACACTGTCCGTAGTCGTGATCATCTTTGAAATTTGAGGCTCCGCGCAGGATTTTTCCTTTGCTGCAGGAGTATTCCATATCTGTGACCCGTACCAGAAAATCAAGGTCATGGGAAACCACCAGCATGGCGATATCCAGTGAATTCAGTATGTCGATCAGCCTTTCGCGCATGGCCGGATCAAGGTCGTTGGTGGGTTCGTCCAGCACCAGTGCCTGCGGTTCCATGGCAAGTACAGTGGCGAGGGAAACCAGTTTTTTTTCACCGCCGGAAAGGCGGTAGGAAACCCGCTCTTCGTAGCCGGAAAGGCCGAGGGTGCAGAGGGTGTATTCGGCTATTTTGCGGGTTTCCTCCGGGGATTTGCCCAGATTGAGCGGACCGAAGGCCACGTCTTCCAGCACGGTGGGGCAGAAGAGCTGGTCATCGGCCTGCTGAAAAAGCAGCCCCACGCCTTGGCGCAGCTCCCGGAAATCCTTTTCTGATTTTATCTCCCGGCCCATGTAGCGGACCTGCCCGGACTGCGGCTTGAGTAAGCCCATGATGATGTGCAGCAGAGTGGTTTTGCCTGATCCGTTATGTCCGGTCAGGCCGATTTTCTGTCCCGCATTGAGGGCGAAGTCCGCGTTTTTGAGGACTTCGTTTCCGGGATAGGAAAAATTTATTTCATGCAGGGAAAATATGGGTGAACTCACAGCGGAACCTCGATTTTATTAAACTCCAGAAAAATGAACAGGGCCACAAATCCCATGGTCGCAGTCAGCAGGGCCAGATCTTTTTTACCGACCCGGTAGCTGGTCAGGGTGTGAAAGGTCCCGGCAAAACCCCGGCAGAGCATGGCCTGCCAGACCCGCTGGGCCCGGTCAAGGCTGCGGACCAGCAGCATGCCCATGAGCCACGCGTAGGTTCGGTAGGTACGCAGGTTGGTGCGGGGAACGAATCCGCGCATGGCGGCAGCCCGGCGTATGCGGGTGTATTCGGTGAGCATTACGTGTACGTAGCGCCAGCTGAAAAGTAACAGCCTGCTGAGTTTTTCCGGCAGCTTTAGAGACTGCATGCCCGCGCCCAGTGTCTGCACCTGCATGGTGGAGATGAGTGAGGTCATGGCAAGGATTACACCGTTTGATTTCAGGGTGATGACGGCGGTGTAGATAATTCCTTCCAGCGTGGCCGTGAAAGGGCCGATGTTGAAAACAGGTTCTCCGGGCCGGGAAAAGGGCAGGAAGCACCAGAGGAAGAGGATGAAGAAGTTTATGACCAGCAGCCGTTTAAGCAGGACCTTGAATTGCAGCCGGGCTGCAAGGACAAAAAAAATCCCTGCCGCAAGTACGCTGACCGCTGCTACAAGGTTTGTAACCAATGCCCCGGCAAGGGAAAAAAGGAATGCACAGGCCAGTCTGAATCCGGGATGCATGGAGTGGATAATCGAGTCTGTGTAGGCAAATTGTTCAGTCAGCTGCTGCAAAATAATCTCCTGATTTCGGCTTATCCGAGTAGCACGCATCCACATTCCATGCAATCTGAAACAAGTCTTGAGCTGAGTGAATTATGCGGCTATATCGGTCCTTATGACCAGAAACGCTGAATTGAAAAAAATAGTTGCCGAGGTTGGGGAAGACCTGATCTGGCGTCCGTTGTATGATTTTGAACAGACCCGGCTCGCTCAGGGGGTGGGGGATGATATCGACGGCATAGATCCGGAATTCAAGGAACTTGACTTCACCGACAAAACCGTCTGTGACCTTGGCTGCAACATGGGCCATTTTTCCTTTTATGCAAGTGAACGCGGGGCAGTAGAAGTTGTCGGTTATGACCTGGAGCCCAAAGTCGTCAGCGGTGCTAAAAAGCTGGCCCGGCTTTATGGTGTGGACAACGTTGATTTCAAGGTTTGTAATTTCGCTTACGACGACCCTGAGCAGACTTTTGATATGGGTATGCTCATAGACATCCTCGGCAAGATCAACATCGGCAAAGGGCATATGACCGCAATCCTTCTGGGTCTTGAAAAGCGGAGCGAGTCTGAAATGCTGCTTACTTTCCGTCCTGAATATTATGTGCAAAAACATTTCGGCCTGACAGAGGATTATTTTTTGGAACTGTACCCCGAGGCCGAAATCAGGGACGGTTTGTTCAGTCTTCTTGATTTTGCCAAAGCTCTTTTTGTCGATAAATGGGATATGGATTACCTCTCCAGGCCGCATCCTGATGATGAGCAATACAAGCGCACCGTACATTTTAAGCGCAGATAACCTTGCTGCTCAGGCTGAAATGATTATTTAATTTTTCTGCTCGAATTTTGGTTTAAAATATAAGGAATTGAAATGGCAAAAGAATATATTGAGATGACGGATATTGAGTACGTTGTTGAGGAAAAAGACAAGAAGTCAGTTTATGTTCCGGGTATGGCTAAAGATATGATTATCGGCGGTCGCGATTCCGGGAATGTTTTCCTTTTTTCCCTTAATGATGAGCTGCGTAAATCCATCGCAGCGCAGGTGGCTGAAAAGCTCGGCCGTGAGTACGTTGTAGTCGGGCGCAGCGACGGCAACCCGGTGCTGGAAAAACTGGCCGAAGGCGATAATCAGATTGTCAGCCTGCCGCGCGGTGCTGCCAAGTCCGAAAAAATGCGCGAACTGCTCAAGAATAACGGCAAGGTTATTTTCATCATGTGCGATTTCATGACCCTGCTCAATGCATCCGACGGCTCAGACGATGCCCGCGAACAGATTTCGCTCATGCTCAACCGCTTTGAGCCCAGCTTCATGGAAGCCGCGCACCACATCGTGCGTTCTGATCAGACCGATGAAGAAATTCTGCAGGATGTTTTGGAAAAGATAGCTATTTAGAGTTTTTGTAAGATGAAAATAGATGAGCATTCATCACTTAGTTGGAAGTGCATAGCTTCATTTGGTTTTTTTGTTTATACTTTTAGTAGAGTAGATAGTTTTCCAAAGGAAACGTTGTTAATTCTCACGGGTATTTTTTCATATGCAGTGTATGACACTTTTATTGATTATGCGATTCCTCCCACGGCAAAGAAAATAATTCTCCTAAGTGCCTTTTCGCTGCCATTGGGATTGTTGTATGTGTGCTTCGGTGGAACTGCTGATGAGTTTATGTTTAGTGTTGCTGCCGGGATGGGAGTTAAGGCTTTTCGGTGCGGATATGAATATTACAGATATCTTGTTCCTTTGTTTAAGAAAGGTGATTAGATTGATTTAACAAAAACAAAACCCGCAATCTTTCAAGATATTGCGGGTTTTGTTTTGAATGTAGTTTAAGCAATCTGTCTGCGAAGCTTTGCTTCGAGTCTTACGGATGAGGGAGGCCTGCGGGGTGCCGAAGACTACCATCTTAAAGATAAACAGGTCAGCCCGCCGTCCATTTTGCGGAACTCCGACATATCAATAAAATCCGGTTTGAAGCCGTTTTTATCCAGCAGTTCGGCTGTTTTCGGGAACCCTTGCGGGGCGAGCAGCTTTTCTCCCAGATAGAGGCAGTTGGCGGAGTACTCCTCGCCTTCCGGTACGATGAGCTTTTTGAATCCGGCGAACTCTTCGCGCCCGGCAAAACGTGCGGACATGATCAGGGTTTCTTCATCAAGTGCGGAAAGCTCGGTCTTGAGGTGGGGCATGCCGTTATCAAAGGGAACCGCAACGGTCTTGTAGCCGAATCCGGCAGCTGCTCTGGCGAATTGCTCGCAGCCTTTTGCGTTGGTTCGGGAATCGATACCGACATAGAAAGTTTTGCCCATGAGCAGTACATCTCCGCCTTCCATGAGTCCGCCTGCTTCCATGCGGATGATTTCACCGGTCTGGGCGACAAGGGCGGATTTAATCTCATTTACTTCTCCGCGCCTCGATTCTGCACCGGGGCAGGTCAGGAAAGCGGCGGTTCCGTCTGTGTGCGGGATCATGACCGCGGTGTCTTCCACGAACACAGAGTCCGGGTATGCTTCCACCGCAGGCAGGATTGTGACGCTGATTCCGGCCTGCTGTAAATATTCAATGTAGCTTTTATGCTGGGCTGCGGTCAGTTCCATATCCGGACAGCCGAGGCCCGCTTCGGTGAGTCCCTGTCCGAGACTTTTTGCCGGGGTCCTGACAATTGCGTTGCTG from Desulfovibrio sp. JC010 encodes:
- a CDS encoding AraC family transcriptional regulator; the protein is MSKQQIKELIENRVSAEGLVETGIKGVQLFRVTRSIPCAPAVYEPVVVAIVNGSKEAILDGKRYVYDSSQYMCCSTSMPVEAGTPAASSDNPLLGVYISLDTKVMTELAIEMESAAGAIRKPKSGPLPQGFALADWDNVFTDALLRLLQLDNPTDTAVLGEGRLREVYYAIFKGGAGESARRAFGVGNEIARTIEYLSSRLNEVLSIEDMAAQVGMSRAVFHRKFKQATTMSPIQFVKSMRLNNAAMNIAGGMNVSEAALDVGYASSSQFSREFKRMFGLSPKQWVQTRQLPADFMADQRR
- a CDS encoding restriction endonuclease; this translates as MSERKRNPHQSIRAYCLWCMGGSPQLVRECEDSDCSLYELRGPKTEESQRTCIRAIRRHCLACTVGDRQAIRDCKEKECVIRRFRFGVHPKTMQKRRKRQQAKSHLMLPGL
- a CDS encoding 3D domain-containing protein, producing the protein MSKFRTLLLIATALFIVSGCIGEEKTITMKVASTAYTSHVAQTSKHPFLGAWGDELKPGMKCIAVSRDLIPKGLGHNAKVKIEGLPGEYLVKDKMNKRWTNKIDIYMGLDTKAAKEWGKREVTITFEKKEKK
- a CDS encoding ABC transporter ATP-binding protein; translation: MSSPIFSLHEINFSYPGNEVLKNADFALNAGQKIGLTGHNGSGKTTLLHIIMGLLKPQSGQVRYMGREIKSEKDFRELRQGVGLLFQQADDQLFCPTVLEDVAFGPLNLGKSPEETRKIAEYTLCTLGLSGYEERVSYRLSGGEKKLVSLATVLAMEPQALVLDEPTNDLDPAMRERLIDILNSLDIAMLVVSHDLDFLVRVTDMEYSCSKGKILRGASNFKDDHDYGQCEL
- the cbiQ gene encoding cobalt ECF transporter T component CbiQ encodes the protein MQQLTEQFAYTDSIIHSMHPGFRLACAFLFSLAGALVTNLVAAVSVLAAGIFFVLAARLQFKVLLKRLLVINFFILFLWCFLPFSRPGEPVFNIGPFTATLEGIIYTAVITLKSNGVILAMTSLISTMQVQTLGAGMQSLKLPEKLSRLLLFSWRYVHVMLTEYTRIRRAAAMRGFVPRTNLRTYRTYAWLMGMLLVRSLDRAQRVWQAMLCRGFAGTFHTLTSYRVGKKDLALLTATMGFVALFIFLEFNKIEVPL
- a CDS encoding methyltransferase domain-containing protein; this translates as MTRNAELKKIVAEVGEDLIWRPLYDFEQTRLAQGVGDDIDGIDPEFKELDFTDKTVCDLGCNMGHFSFYASERGAVEVVGYDLEPKVVSGAKKLARLYGVDNVDFKVCNFAYDDPEQTFDMGMLIDILGKINIGKGHMTAILLGLEKRSESEMLLTFRPEYYVQKHFGLTEDYFLELYPEAEIRDGLFSLLDFAKALFVDKWDMDYLSRPHPDDEQYKRTVHFKRR
- a CDS encoding shikimate kinase yields the protein MAKEYIEMTDIEYVVEEKDKKSVYVPGMAKDMIIGGRDSGNVFLFSLNDELRKSIAAQVAEKLGREYVVVGRSDGNPVLEKLAEGDNQIVSLPRGAAKSEKMRELLKNNGKVIFIMCDFMTLLNASDGSDDAREQISLMLNRFEPSFMEAAHHIVRSDQTDEEILQDVLEKIAI
- a CDS encoding dimethylarginine dimethylaminohydrolase family protein, with product MFSNAIVRTPAKSLGQGLTEAGLGCPDMELTAAQHKSYIEYLQQAGISVTILPAVEAYPDSVFVEDTAVMIPHTDGTAAFLTCPGAESRRGEVNEIKSALVAQTGEIIRMEAGGLMEGGDVLLMGKTFYVGIDSRTNAKGCEQFARAAAGFGYKTVAVPFDNGMPHLKTELSALDEETLIMSARFAGREEFAGFKKLIVPEGEEYSANCLYLGEKLLAPQGFPKTAELLDKNGFKPDFIDMSEFRKMDGGLTCLSLRW